TCCCAGTTGTCCTAGCATATCGTATGTCTTGATGGCCGTATAGACTGACGATTCGCAGGTTTGGCATTAGCTTTCTCGGAGCAAAGTTTCAGGAGGCTCGGCTGATTGGTTTGGCGTACGCATACGAGCAGCGGACGTTGACGAGGTCAAAGGTCCAGCCGTACATCGTCCCCAGCATTGAGATTGGAGACTTTACTGGGTTTTAGTACATGTAATTTGACAAATTACTCAAACGGCCATGGATACAAATGGCAATATTGACAGCAACAAGACTCAGATTACGAGTTCTAACTCAGGTTCAACGCGCTCCCAAAGCCTGTCTTTTTCTAGCCTCAATACTAAATAGCCAACATCTGCAAACACGTACTTGCAAAGAGATGTTGAAACTGCGTGTAGTAAACGCCTGAATCATAGAGCCCTTGTGACCAGGGGAAAAAAGCAAGAAGACAAAAAAAACATTAAAAGATAGCACAACTCGGTTTCGATCCGAGGACCTCTGGGTTATGAGCCCAGCGCTCTACCCCTGAGCTATTGTGCTTGAACGCGTCGCTTGATGACTGAAGCGAAATTCTATGGATCCATAAAGCTAGCTCTGTGTGTGAGTCACCGCGAGTGGGTGATGTGCCACATCAAATCCACTCAGCCAACTCGTTTAGTCTGCCTTTTCAAAGCCGATGTTTTCCGTGTGTTACTACTGCCAGACCAGAATACGTCAGCAACGTGAGTAAAATCAAATCCAAAGCAAATGTTAAACCAATTCACTTGTtaaggagaagagagaggttGCGCATAATAAACATCCTTTTTGGTCTGGATTGGGATATCTACGGAACGACACAAGGCGGACCAACACGCCGTGGTATATTCGCAGGACATGATACTCATGAAACGATAGCAACAACTCGCCTCCGtccttcctctttctcaGATTCTCATAATACACACTTCGCTTTTTCTCAGAACAGCCAGGACAAGAAGGTCTTGTAGAACCATCCGCCCTTTCCGCCCTTGCCACCGTTGGCCTCCTTCTCTGCGGCCTTGCGCGCGAGgaactcctcctcctcgcggtCGATGATGTCCTTGCCGGTGTAGAAGTCGGCCTCGTGGGGCTTGACGCCACGGGTCTTGTAGTAGAACTTGTGGCCGAAGATGAGAATGAGGTAGAGGGGGATGCCGAGGTAACCGGTGATGAAGGTCTTGTACTTCTCCTTGCCGAAGTCGCCGCCCGTGAAGACATCGTAGTTCTTGGTgagggcgacgatgatgcagAGGGCTAGCGCGCCGTAGGAGCCCCAGATGCCGAGGGGTGCGACGTAGGGCAGGACCTCGTTGGGGATGTTCTGCGCCTTGCGGGCCTTGCACCACCAGATGTGAGTGACGAGGATGGAGATCCAGGTCAGCAGGCCGAAGATGGTCGTCAGGTTGACAAAGTAgccgaagacggccttgGAGTCGTTGGAGACGTTCATGAAGGCCAGCAGAGCGAAGAGGGCGGAGAAGCCGAGGGCGTAGACGGGGACGCCGCGCTTGTCGGTGCGCTTGAAGATGGCAGGGGCAGAGCCGTCGGAGGCGAGGCCGTAGAGGGTACGGCTGGCAATGTACAGATCCGAGTTGGACGCGGAGAAGACAAAGACACAGATGCAGGCGTTGATGATGTGGGGGATgaccttgacgccggccagcgtggcggcgacgacgaagggcgaggcggaggcACCGGTCTGAGCCTTGGTGGCGAAGACAAGTTCCTTCGAGTCGTAGGGAACCAGcatgccgacgaggaggacgctGAGGCAGTAGAAGAACAGGATGCGGTAGAAGGTCAGCTTGATGGCGCGGGGGATCGTCTTGCGAGGGttctgggcctcggcgacggtgacaCCGACGAGCTCAGTGCCCAGGTAGGCAAAGGTGGCGTTGACCATGCAGGACCAGAAGCCGAGGAAACGGCCGGCGTTGCCAGTGTCGATGTACTCTTTGAAGGCACTGTAAAGGTGGGTGAAGTTGTTAGTCTGGGGGTCAACGTCTACGGTTTTTTTACACAAAAGGAGGATGCTCCTAGTCTTAAATCACTTACCCAGGTTCTTTCCAGTAGCGGAAGCCCTTGCGGTCCCCGtcggggccgccgccgagggcgaggatgagggagaagaggatgatgccaACGATGGTGATGACCTTGAAACTGGACAGCCAGAACTCGAACTCGCCGAAGAAACGGATGCCAAAGTAGTTGATgcagacgatgacgacgaggaagatggcgatgAAGACACCGGGATTGACCCTCTCACGGTCTACCCAGAACTGgatgacgagggcggcggctgtAAGCTGGTTGGGCGTGACGATGATATACTTGAACCAATACCTGTTTGAAGGAACGAGTTTTGTCAGCACCTTGTCCAGACCCCGAGAGCGGATgatgagggagagagagaaactgGGAAGAAGACTCACGTCCAGCCGAGGGCAAAACCAAGCGAAGGGTCGCAGAATCTGGAGGCGTAACcggtgaagccagaggagATGGGCAGCCAGGCGGCCATCTCACCGAGACCAGccatgacgaggaagacgatgaaaCCGACGAGAGTGTACGAGATGAAGACGGAGCCGGggccggcctgggcgagggccTTGCCGGTTCCGATGATGAGACCGGTTccgatggcgccgccaaTGGCAATCATGGTGATGTGGCGGGCCTTGAGGCCGCGATGCAGCGACGTCTCGGCGCTGGTCTCGAGGCCGCGGATCTGGACATTCTCCTTGTCGTAGGTCTGGGTGTCATAGCCCGTCTTCTCGATGTCGTGGGCGCCCTCCGAAGAGGACGTCCGcttgacgaggccgtcgctCATGGTTGCTCGCGTGTGTGACGACAGCTAGAGATCGTACACGGTGTAGCAACAGAGACTCTCTCGGTCTGGTTGTGGTTGAGGCAAgcagggagagagagaagagggagggggggtgtgtCCTTCGCTATGAGGGAGACAGAGGGAGCTCTGGGAGCGAAAgggatgagagagaggaagggagaTCACGACTGGGAGAgg
This genomic interval from Colletotrichum higginsianum IMI 349063 chromosome 9, whole genome shotgun sequence contains the following:
- a CDS encoding Amino acid permease — encoded protein: MSDGLVKRTSSSEGAHDIEKTGYDTQTYDKENVQIRGLETSAETSLHRGLKARHITMIAIGGAIGTGLIIGTGKALAQAGPGSVFISYTLVGFIVFLVMAGLGEMAAWLPISSGFTGYASRFCDPSLGFALGWTYWFKYIIVTPNQLTAAALVIQFWVDRERVNPGVFIAIFLVVIVCINYFGIRFFGEFEFWLSSFKVITIVGIILFSLILALGGGPDGDRKGFRYWKEPGAFKEYIDTGNAGRFLGFWSCMVNATFAYLGTELVGVTVAEAQNPRKTIPRAIKLTFYRILFFYCLSVLLVGMLVPYDSKELVFATKAQTGASASPFVVAATLAGVKVIPHIINACICVFVFSASNSDLYIASRTLYGLASDGSAPAIFKRTDKRGVPVYALGFSALFALLAFMNVSNDSKAVFGYFVNLTTIFGLLTWISILVTHIWWCKARKAQNIPNEVLPYVAPLGIWGSYGALALCIIVALTKNYDVFTGGDFGKEKYKTFITGYLGIPLYLILIFGHKFYYKTRGVKPHEADFYTGKDIIDREEEEFLARKAAEKEANGGKGGKGGWFYKTFLSWLF